A genomic stretch from Musa acuminata AAA Group cultivar baxijiao unplaced genomic scaffold, Cavendish_Baxijiao_AAA HiC_scaffold_1138, whole genome shotgun sequence includes:
- the LOC135671139 gene encoding non-classical arabinogalactan protein 31-like, which produces MVDHHLSVVPDQLTAVQDMPAKLPWSLLAVMALLLGSTGVFPAAAAAVAGEAGRKVTVAVEGLVSCQDCASVGTWELAGSRRLPAARVGITCKDHRGRVVLYRAATADDNGYVFAELYTTTMRGGYFDPAESCAVRLLVSPDDRCSSVTDVNGGDRGTPLRYQNTTIPGQYADLDVYVAGPLAFKPAYCPPKTT; this is translated from the coding sequence ATGGTCGATCACCATCTCTCCGTCGTTCCAGATCAGCTCACAGCAGTACAAGACATGCCGGCCAAGCTTCCGTGGTCTCTCCTCGCCGTCATGGCGCTCCTCCTGGGGAGCACAGGCGTGTtcccagcggcggcggcggcggtggcgggcgAGGCGGGGAGGAAGGTGACAGTGGCGGTGGAGGGGTTGGTCAGCTGCCAGGACTGCGCCAGCGTGGGGACGTGGGAGCTTGCCGGCTCCAGACGGCTACCGGCGGCCAGGGTGGGCATCACCTGCAAGGACCACAGGGGGCGGGTGGTGCTGTACAGGGCGGCGACGGCGGACGACAACGGGTACGTGTTCGCTGAGCTGTACACCACCACCATGCGCGGCGGCTACTTCGACCCGGCGGAGTCCTGCGCCGTGCGCCTCCTGGTGTCGCCCGACGACCGCTGCAGCAGCGTCACCGACGTCAACGGCGGCGACCGGGGGACGCCGCTGCGCTATCAGAACACCACCATCCCGGGGCAGTACGCCGACCTCGACGTGTATGTGGCGGGGCCGCTGGCCTTCAAGCCGGCCTACTGTCCCCCAAAGACGACTTAA